From the genome of Vicia villosa cultivar HV-30 ecotype Madison, WI linkage group LG2, Vvil1.0, whole genome shotgun sequence, one region includes:
- the LOC131647846 gene encoding protein CUP-SHAPED COTYLEDON 2-like, translated as MNNSSDAHLPPGFRFHPTDEELITFYLLKKVLDNTFTARAIAEVDLNKCEPWELPEKAKMGEKEWYFFSLRDRKYPTGLRTNRATEAGYWKATGKDREIYSSKTYSLVGMKKTLVFYRGRAPKGEKSNWVMHEYRLEGKFAYHFLSRNSKDEWVISRVFQKSNTGNGSTTVTATTSGSKKTKMAPTTSASNNNMSLCAEPSSPSSVYLPPLLDSSPYSNNAAASTTAFNGGQMCSYNNSSNNTDQKEHVSCFSTSSTTSNVVSGDNNSFNINNIGSFDLVSPSMNAATMDPFARFQRNVGVSAFPSLRSLQDNLQLPFFFSSAAAQPFHGGDVLGGWGMPQEEQRAVVDGGGHNMGGLGSSELDCMWNY; from the exons ATGAACAATAGCAGTGATGCTCATTTACCACCTGGTTTTCGTTTCCATCCTACTGATGAAGAGCTCATTACATTCTACCTTCTCAAGAAAGTTCTTGACAACACTTTCACTGCAAGAGCCATAGCTGAAGTTGATCTCAACAAATGTGAACCATGGGAGCTACCAG AGAAAGCTAAGATGGGTGAGAAAGAATGGTACTTCTTCAGTTTACGTGACAGGAAGTACCCAACTGGGTTACGTACAAATCGAGCTACAGAAGCTGGTTATTGGAAAGCAACAGGGAAAGACAGAGAGATTTACAGTTCCAAAACCTACTCTCTTGTTGGTATGAAGAAAACTCTTGTTTTCTACAGAGGAAGAGCGCCGAAAGGTGAAAAGAGTAACTGGGTTATGCATGAGTATCGTCTTGAAGGCAAATTTGCTTACCATTTCCTCTCTAGAAACTCCAAG GATGAATGGGTGATATCGCGTGTGTTTCAAAAGAGCAACACTGGAAATGGAAGCACCACTGTGACAGCCACCACAAGTGGTTCAAAGAAGACCAAAATGGCCCCAACAACTTCTGCAAGTAACAACAATATGAGTCTTTGCGCTGAACCAAGTTCACCTTCTTCAGTTTATCTTCCGCCTCTACTTGATTCATCTCCATACTCCAACAACGCCGCTGCTAGCACCACCGCATTCAACGGCGGTCAAATGTGTTCTTACAACAACAGCTCCAACAACACTGATCAAAAGGAGCACGTGTCCTGTTTCTCCACATCATCTACAACATCAAATGTTGTCTCTGGTGACAACAACAGCTTTAACATAAACAACATCGGAAGTTTTGATCTTGTTTCTCCTTCTATGAATGCAGCAACAATGGATCCATTTGCAAGGTTTCAGAGAAATGTCGGTGTTTCTGCTTTTCCAAGCTTGAGATCACTGCAAGATAATCTTCAGCTGCCTTTCTTTTTCTCCAGTGCGGCGGCGCAGCCTTTTCACGGTGGTGATGTTCTTGGGGGGTGGGGTATGCCGCAGGAGGAGCAAAGAGCGGTGGTTGACGGTGGTGGTCATAACATGGGAGGGTTAGGTTCATCTGAGCTTGATTGCATGTGGAACTATTAA